GGTGGGCCGCAGTGTGGTCAATGTGTCGCCGCTTGCCATTCCGGATGAAAAGGACGGTTCCACCGAGAGGTCCGCGTTCGACCCGATTATCACCGCAACGGTTCCCAATCCCGAAGATGGCGCCCGCAGCGCGTCGCTTGATGCCGAGCCCGACCCAAACCAGACCTTCCCGGGCAGGCCGAAATACCGCCTGCTCCATGTTGCCAACGGCCGTGCCCTGATCGAGGACAAATCGGGCATGTATATTGTCCGTATAGGTTCGGTCCTGCCCGACAACTCCCGCCTCGCCACGCTCGAACAGCGTGAGGGGAGATGGGTGATCGTGACCTCCAACGGTGAAGTCATTCAGCGCTGACGCGCTGCCATTCCGGCGCCACGCCGGCGGTTGTAACAATCCGATCCGCCTCACCGCAGAATTCGTAAGGCACGCACAAGATTGACCGCATAGTTTCCGAACTGCACAGGACGGAGATACGCCATGCAACCGATCCAGCTTTTCGAACTGACCTCCAAGCAAGCGCACTGGCTCACGGTGCGCCAGAGTGTCGTCGCGGGCAATATCGCCAACGTCAATACGCCCGGCTATGCGTCGCGGGAAGTCGCGGCTTTCGATGCGGTGTTGCAGGAAACCGGGACGCGGATGGCCGCGACCCAACCAGGTCATTTCCGGGAAGATCCGATGCGTGGCGCGGTGCGCAGTGGCAAATCAGATGAAATTGACGTTTTGCCATCGGGCAACTCAGTCAACTTGCCTGACGAGCTGAGCAAGACCGCCGAAATCAAGCGCCTTTATGAACTTAACACCGGGATGGTGAAGGCGTTCAATAGAATGATGCTGTTAACGGTAAGGCGCTGAACTAGATGGATCCGCTGTCACTCGCTTCGCGCATCGCGTCTTCTGGTCTCAATGTCCAGGAAACCCGGATGCGCGTCCTGTCCGAAAACCTTGCCAACGCTCAGTCCACCGGTGATACCCCCGGCGCTGACGCCTATCGGCGCAAGACCATCAGTTTTTCCTGGGAACTCGACCGCTCGCTCGGCGCATCCAAGGCCAAGGTCTCCAAGCTCGACGTCGACCCATCGGATTTCTCGATCGAGTACGATCCGGGAAATCCCGCCGCCGACGACAAGGGCATGGTCAAGCTGCCCAATGTCAACGTGCTGGTGGAATTGGCCGACATGCGCGAGGCCAACAGGTCTTACGAAGCCAATCTTCAAACCATCAAGCAGACCCGTGAACTGGTCTCGATGACGCTCGAACTGCTGAGGAACCAATGATTGACATGATTGCAGCCAGCGGTGCGCTGTCACGGTTGTCGGGCGGTGCAGACACCGAACTCGCCAGCGCGGCGACGATGCCGCAGATGCCGGCGACGTCCGGCGTTCCAACCTCCAATTCATTCGCCGATGTGATGCAGTCGCTCGGCGAAGGTGTGGTTTCCAACCTGAAGGTTGCCGAAGGGCAATCATTCGCTGCGGTTCGTGGCGAAGCTGCCACGCGTGATGTCGTCGATTCCATCATGAAGGCCGAACAGTCACTGCAAACCGCCATCGCCATTCGCGACAAGCTGGTAACGGCCTATCTCGAAATCGCCCGTATGCAAATCTGAGGAATTCCGCCATGAAGGCATTGGCCATCGCCGCCACAGGCATGAACGCGCAGCAACTCAATCTTGAAGTGATCGCCAACAACGTGGCGAACATCAACACGACGGGTTTCAAGCGCGCCCGCGCCGAATTCGCCGATCTGCTCTATCAGGTCGAGCGCAACCAGGGCGTACCCAACGCCTCCAATCAGGCGATCGTGCCCGAGGGCGCGCATATCGGCCTTGGCGTTCAAACCTCGGCGGTGCGCAACCTGCATATTCAGGGCAGCTTGATCGGCACCAGCAACAAGCTCGATCTTGCCTTGGTCGGCCGCGGCTGGTTCCAGATCGAAAGCGCCGACGGTGGAACCAATTACACCCGCGCCGGCGCCTTCAACACCAACGCAGAGGGCGAACTCGTCACCATCGATGGTTACCGTGTTGTGCCCGGCGTCACCTTCCCCGAAGACGCCAGCGAAGTTATCATCTCCCGCACCGGTCAGGTCTTCGCGCGAGATCGGCAACGACGCCGAAATGCAGGATCTGGGCCAGTTGACGCTTGCCAATTTCGTCAACGAGGCAGGCCTCGAGCCAATGGGCGACAATCTCTTCCGCGAAACACCCGCTTCGGGTCCGGCGATTGTCGGCGTTCCCGATGATCCGGGCTACGCCCACATTCAGCAGGGTTATCTCGAAGGCTCCAACGTTGATCCGGTCAAGGAAATCACCGACCTGATTTCGGCCCAGCGCGCCTATGAAATGAATTCCAAGATCATTCAGGCGGCCGATGAAATGGCGTCTGTGGTTTCCAAGAACCTCCGGTAACAAAGGACCAGGCAAAACATGACGTTTCGCCCCACATCGCAGTTGCCACTGCTCCTTCGCGGAGCCATCGCAGTCGCGTGCGTGCTTGGCGCCATGGGGCCTGTTCAGGCCGGCCCGCGGACTGCCGTCGTGCCGCACCGGACCATCTATCCGGGCGAGGAACTCAGCGCCGATCTGGTACGCGAAGTCAACGTCACCAACCCCAATCTGCGTGGCGGGTATGTTGCCATCACCAGTGAGGTTCTTGGCAAGGTCACCACCCGCACGTTGCTGCCGGGCCACACAATCCCGGTTGCGGCCTTGCGCGATGCCTGGGCGGTCGAGCGCGGCTCCACGGTGCCTTTGATCTTTGACGGCAACGGCATGATCATCACCGCCGTCGGCACCCCGCTGCAAAACGCCGTCATCGGTGATTTCATTCAGGCCCGCAACATCGAAACCGGCGTTGTGATCTCCGGCACTGTGATGGCTGACGGAAGCGTTCGGGTGGCGCCGAAATGATTCGCCATCTTGCAAAATTCATCGGTGTCTGGGCTGCGATTCTGGTGTTGACCGGGTCCGGTCCCGGACCCGATTCAGACACGGTCCCGGATGCTGGTTCCGGCATTGATTTCGGTTTCGTGCAGCGCGCCGGTGCGGCTTCTCGGATCAAGGACATCGCGTCACTGCAGGCGGCCCGCGACAATCAGCTGATCGGTTACGGCCTGGTGGTCGGATTGCCGGGAACTGGCGACGGCCTGCGCAATTCGCCCTTCACCGAGCAATCGCTGCGCGCCATGCTGCAAAATCTCGGCATTTCGACAGAGGGTGGCGCCTCGCGCGCCAACAATGTCGCAGCCGTGATCGTCACTGCTAACCTGCCGCCCTTCGCATCCATTGGTTCGCGGATCGATGTCACTGTTTCCTCGCTCGGCGATGCAACCTCGTTGCGTGGCGGCACGCTGGTAATGACCTCGATGTCCGGCGCCGATGGTCAGATCTATGCCGTCGCCCAGGGCTCCGTCATCGTCTCGGCGCTTTCCGCCGCCGGTGACGCGGCAACTCTGCAGCAAGGTGTGGCGACAGCCGGACGTCTTCCGGGCGGCGCCATCATCGAACGTGAAATCCCGGCCACTTTCAAAAGCGTCGGCGGTCTTGTCTATCAGTTGCGCAACCCGGATTTTTCCACCGCTGTCGGCATGGCGGATGTGATCAACGCCTATTCCGAAACCCGCTATGGCAGCGCCATTGCCGAAGCACGTGATTCCACCACGGTGGCCGTGCGCAAGCCCAAGCAGGCAGACCTCGCGCGCCTGATGGCCGAGCTTGAAGGCCTGATCGTGGAAACCGACACACCGGCACGTGTGGTTATCAATGAACGCACCGGAACCATTGTTATCGGCAACGACGTCCGCGTTTCCAAGGTTGCCGTCAGCCATGGCACCCTGACGGTGCAGATCAAGGAAACTCCGACGGTGGTGCAGCCGTCGCCGTTTTCACGCGGCGTGACTGCAGTTGAGCCGCTGACCGACATTACCGCCGGCGTCGACGGCGGTCAGGTGGCCATCATCGACGGTCCTGACCTGCGTACCCTGGTGGCTGGCCTCAATTCGATCGGCGTCAAGCCCGATGGCATCATCGCCATTCTGCAGGGGATCAAGTCCGCTGGCGCGCTTCATGCCGAATTGGTGCTTCAATGAGCATGATCCCGCAGATCATCCGTCGACGGTCGGGTTCCGGCCTCGGCCCGGCCGCCGTTCTGGCGCTGGCGCTGCTGGCTCCCGGTGCACTGGCGCAACAGGCGCCGCCGTCGATGCAGGACGAGATCCGTCAGTTTTGCGGCAATATTGCCGATGCCGCGCGCGATCAGCGCTATATCCTTCAAAAGCAGGAACTCGAAGAGCTCCAGGCCGGTGTCGACGAGCGCATCAAGCGGCTTGACGAACGGTCTGTACAGTATCGTGACTGGCTTCAGAAGCGTGAGGAATTCATGCGCGTGGCCGAATCCCAGCTTGTCAATATCTACAAGAACATGCGCCCTGATGCGGCAGCCGAGCAGCTCGAAATTGTCCGGCCCGAGATTGCCGCGGCGATCGTCATGAAACTCAGCCCCCGGCTTGCGAGCGCAATCCTCAACGAGATGGATTCGACAAAGGCCGCCGGCCTGACCGGCATCATCGCCAGCGCCGCGGCGCCCGACCTTCCCGAGGACCCATCATGAGCAGGGCCATCGCCTTAACCGTCATCGCCCTCTCATTGAGCGGATGCGGGTCGCAAACCTTCCAGGAAATCGGCAGGGCGCCATCGATGAGCCCTGTCGGATCGGGCCTGACCTATGGCGAAACCCCGCAGATGGCGGCCTATCCCAAACAGCCGGCGCAGCGCACCAACAGCTTTTCGCTCTGGGATGACCGCAGCGCCAAGCTGTTCCAGGACGCGCGTGCCGTCAGCATCGGCGACATTCTCACCGTTGATCTCGAAATCAACGACAAGGCCAATTTCGACAACGCCACCGATCGTAGTCGCACCAATGCCAGCGGCATCAATGCCAGCGTCAATATTCCCGCCGTTGGCGCGGTCGGTGCTGGCGATGTCGGCTTCGGCTCCAATACCTCGACCAAGGGCCAGGGCAACACCGCACGCTCCGAGCAGCTCAAGCTGCGCATCGCCGCGGTCGTCACTGGTATTCTGCCCAACGGCAATCTGGTGATCAGCGGCAGCCAGGAAGTCCGGGTCAATCACGAACTGCGCATTCTCAATGTCGCTGGCATCGTCAGGCCGCTCGACGTCGACCACAACAACACGGTGGCTTACGACAAGATCGCCGAGGCGCGGGTTTCCTATGGTGGTCGCGGTCGCTTGACGGAAGTGCAGCAACCGCCGGTCGGTCAGCAGCTCGTCG
This DNA window, taken from Hoeflea algicola, encodes the following:
- a CDS encoding flagellar protein; this translates as MSEIDSIEIEDETPQRKPARKRTGDRALSIVGFLLATAAAFFPWYVFFNQESFGIAPMGYADTRDLPETVGRSVVNVSPLAIPDEKDGSTERSAFDPIITATVPNPEDGARSASLDAEPDPNQTFPGRPKYRLLHVANGRALIEDKSGMYIVRIGSVLPDNSRLATLEQREGRWVIVTSNGEVIQR
- the flgB gene encoding flagellar basal body rod protein FlgB encodes the protein MQPIQLFELTSKQAHWLTVRQSVVAGNIANVNTPGYASREVAAFDAVLQETGTRMAATQPGHFREDPMRGAVRSGKSDEIDVLPSGNSVNLPDELSKTAEIKRLYELNTGMVKAFNRMMLLTVRR
- the flgC gene encoding flagellar basal body rod protein FlgC, translating into MDPLSLASRIASSGLNVQETRMRVLSENLANAQSTGDTPGADAYRRKTISFSWELDRSLGASKAKVSKLDVDPSDFSIEYDPGNPAADDKGMVKLPNVNVLVELADMREANRSYEANLQTIKQTRELVSMTLELLRNQ
- a CDS encoding flagellar hook-basal body complex protein FliE; the protein is MIDMIAASGALSRLSGGADTELASAATMPQMPATSGVPTSNSFADVMQSLGEGVVSNLKVAEGQSFAAVRGEAATRDVVDSIMKAEQSLQTAIAIRDKLVTAYLEIARMQI
- the flgA gene encoding flagellar basal body P-ring formation chaperone FlgA is translated as MTFRPTSQLPLLLRGAIAVACVLGAMGPVQAGPRTAVVPHRTIYPGEELSADLVREVNVTNPNLRGGYVAITSEVLGKVTTRTLLPGHTIPVAALRDAWAVERGSTVPLIFDGNGMIITAVGTPLQNAVIGDFIQARNIETGVVISGTVMADGSVRVAPK
- a CDS encoding MotE family protein, with the protein product MSMIPQIIRRRSGSGLGPAAVLALALLAPGALAQQAPPSMQDEIRQFCGNIADAARDQRYILQKQELEELQAGVDERIKRLDERSVQYRDWLQKREEFMRVAESQLVNIYKNMRPDAAAEQLEIVRPEIAAAIVMKLSPRLASAILNEMDSTKAAGLTGIIASAAAPDLPEDPS
- the flgH gene encoding flagellar basal body L-ring protein FlgH; this translates as MSRAIALTVIALSLSGCGSQTFQEIGRAPSMSPVGSGLTYGETPQMAAYPKQPAQRTNSFSLWDDRSAKLFQDARAVSIGDILTVDLEINDKANFDNATDRSRTNASGINASVNIPAVGAVGAGDVGFGSNTSTKGQGNTARSEQLKLRIAAVVTGILPNGNLVISGSQEVRVNHELRILNVAGIVRPLDVDHNNTVAYDKIAEARVSYGGRGRLTEVQQPPVGQQLVDIYSPI